The Oxobacter pfennigii region GCACAGTTAACCTCGCCGTTTAAAACTACCAGTACTCCCCTGTTATTTGCCTCATCTGCTATTGCCGTACATATGGAAGCCGACAAATTGGCCGGACCGTCATAGCCAAGCTCCGAGCTGTTTCGCATGGAACCGGTTACAACGACGGGCTTATGGCTCTTTATTGTCAGGTCTAAAAAATAAGCTGTTTCTTCCAGGGTATCAGTGCCATGGGTTATAACAACACCATCTATTTCTTTTCTGTCTAAAACCTTCTGCACATATTTTGAAAGCTCCAGCATTTTTTCAGGGGTAATATGAGGTCCCGGCAAATTTGAAAATGTATCTATTTCAATTTTCGCAAATTCTTCAATGCCGGTAATCATTGCCACTATTTCCTCACCGGATAAGGTAGGTACCGCAGCTTTTATCCTTTCGTCCACCTTCATTGTAATAGTGCCGCCATTGAATATTAAGGCAATTTTCTTCATATCTATCCCCTTTCGTTTATATTGGTATTGTATTCAAAATACTTATATTTTAATTATAGCATGAAAAAAGCAGTGAAGTTCACTGCTTTAAAAGACTTTGTCTAATTTCTTAGGAGCAAGGGTTATACTGTTCCTCCTTAAGTAAATTAAAGTGCGTTATCGATGGTTTCAATGTATTTTCTGATATTATCATCCCTCTTATCAAGACCGGAATACCAGGGAGAATCTTTATCCGGTGCTTTTGAAAAATACAATGCCTTATAAATTATCTCAGGACGGTACTCAAAATGAAGTATATCAAAATGCCCCCATTTGCCCCCCCAAATAAAATTGTTTTTTTCAAATATCTTTACTATTTCCCTGGGGTAAGACAGCATCCTTTTCTCACCTGTTTCCCTATTAGTCCATTTCCAGTAATCCCTTTTGTCCTTTGACAGGTCAATGGCAATTCCAAAGGAGTGGGGGCTTAAAAGATTAGTTCCGGATATATTCCTGTAATTAAAGGTACCGCTTGGGGGAAATAAGCAAGAATAAATTTTGCTTTTATTGTAGGCAAGGGGTATAAGTTCCTTTGAGACCTCGGTCAATGCACATGCTGCATTGTTGTTTTTATTAAAGCTTAAGCTTTTATATCCAAATTTCACACCTGTTAAGTTTGACTGTATCTTTTCCTTTGTGCTGCCGTATACCTCTTTTAAAATGGAGTATACCCTTATGCGGCCGGGATCACATTCAAGGGGCATGAGGGCCTTTATATCATTAATAGGATATATTACTTCCATCATATCCTGAATATCGGGGTTGCTCATTTTCATTTCAAATGTTTTTTGCCTCTTATCATCATATAAAACACGCTTTCCTGATTTCATTATAATAAAAACGCTTTCATTTTCCATTTTTTCTGCTCCGGTAATATAATCCGGATATGCCATCATAAGGCATAGTATGTCCCTTTTCATGATAATCTCATAGTCATCTTCAAGCTGATTTAAAGAAGAGAGAACAATGCTTTTGCAGCCTAAGCATATAACTGAAATGAAAAGCAATACACATAGCAATGATTTCTTCATTTATGCCC contains the following coding sequences:
- a CDS encoding M15 family metallopeptidase; translated protein: MKKSLLCVLLFISVICLGCKSIVLSSLNQLEDDYEIIMKRDILCLMMAYPDYITGAEKMENESVFIIMKSGKRVLYDDKRQKTFEMKMSNPDIQDMMEVIYPINDIKALMPLECDPGRIRVYSILKEVYGSTKEKIQSNLTGVKFGYKSLSFNKNNNAACALTEVSKELIPLAYNKSKIYSCLFPPSGTFNYRNISGTNLLSPHSFGIAIDLSKDKRDYWKWTNRETGEKRMLSYPREIVKIFEKNNFIWGGKWGHFDILHFEYRPEIIYKALYFSKAPDKDSPWYSGLDKRDDNIRKYIETIDNAL